The sequence TTAACCCGGGCGGGTGTGCGCACGAACCCTGGACGAACGGCTAACGCGAACGTATTGCCAGTCGCGCCGGGAAGTCCGCAACCGGGCTGCTGTGTCTCGCCCTGTCACTCATTCCTCGACGAGCGCGCGCAGATCCACCTTGCGCGCGTTCGCCACGCTCTTGCGCTTCGCGAGCCAGATCATCAGGCAGATGAAGCTGCCGAAGATGACGATGATCCACTGCGCCGGCACCTTCGCGGTCAAGAGCAGCGCGTAGGCGCCGAGCATCAGCAGGACGGCGAGATTCTGGTTGAAGTTCTGCACCGCGATCGAATGGCCCGCCGAGAGCAGCGTCGCTCCGCGATGCTGCAAGAGAGCGTTCATCGGCACGATGAAGAACCCCGCCAGGCCGCCGAGGCCGATCATCAGCGGATACGCGAACACGATATAGAACGGCGCGAAGAGGCTGCCGATCCTCAAGCCCGAGCCGGCCGGGAAGAGCCCTTTGCTGTAGAACGCCATCCCCGCCGCGACGAGGCCCGCGGCAATCCCTACCGGCAGTACCTTCAGCGAGCGCACGAGCGGAATCCAGGCCGCGGCGGCCGCCGCGCCGACCGCGATGCCGATGCCCGTCACGCCCTGCATCACTGCGGCCTTCGACAACGACAACCCCAGGTTCGACGCAGCCCACTTGAGGACGAGCAATTGCAGCGTGACCGCCGCGCCCCACATCAGCGTCGTGACCCACAACGCGATCTGCGCGAGCTTGTCGAGCCACAGCACGTTGAAGCAGTGCACGAAATCGCCGACGAGCTTGCCGGGTTCGCGCAAGCGGTTAGCGTAGCGGGCACCGGTGTCGGGAATGTCGATGTTGATGAGCGCCGCTACCAAGTAAGTCAGCATGACGGCGACCATCGCGAGGTCGGCCGCCGAGTGCACGAGCGGCCAATGCGTGCGCGCGACGAAGCGTTCGGCGAGCGGGCTGATCAGCGCGCCGCCCATCATCGTGCCGATGATGGTCGAGAGCACGGTGGCCGATTCGAGCCACGCGTTTGCGGCGATCAGCCGCTCGGGCGGCAGCAGTTCGGTGAGAATCCCGTATTTGGCCGGCGAATAGGCTGCGGCGCCGAACCCCACCACGCCATACGCGATCATCGGATGCACGCCTGCGATCATCATCAGGCAGCCGCACGCTTTCAGCGCGTTCGACACGAACATCACGTGACGTTTTTGCAGCGCGTCCGCGAAGGCGCCGACAAAAGGCGCCAGCAAGACATAAGAGATCGTGAAAAAGATCTGCAGCAGCGGCGTGACCCAAGCGGCGGACTGCATCACGCTGAGCAGCGCGATCGCGGCGATCAGCAACGCGTTGTCGGCGAGCGACGACACGAACTGAGCCGCGATAATCGTATAGAAACCTTTCTTCATGAAGCGCGGAGCGAATGCGGTTCGCCGCCGCGGCGGTGGCCGCTGCGGCGAACATCGAAATCGAAGCGTGTGCGAAGCAGGCCGACGCGCTCGCTGCGACGGGGAGCGATGGCTGGCGTAAGCGCGGTGGCCTGCATACGGTCTTGCAAACAAAAAAGCGGCCGCAGCCGCTTTCTTTGCCTCGCGTTAGGCCGCTTGCCGGGTACGGCTGTAGGGGCTCAGGATCGGC comes from Trinickia violacea and encodes:
- the lplT gene encoding lysophospholipid transporter LplT, whose product is MKKGFYTIIAAQFVSSLADNALLIAAIALLSVMQSAAWVTPLLQIFFTISYVLLAPFVGAFADALQKRHVMFVSNALKACGCLMMIAGVHPMIAYGVVGFGAAAYSPAKYGILTELLPPERLIAANAWLESATVLSTIIGTMMGGALISPLAERFVARTHWPLVHSAADLAMVAVMLTYLVAALINIDIPDTGARYANRLREPGKLVGDFVHCFNVLWLDKLAQIALWVTTLMWGAAVTLQLLVLKWAASNLGLSLSKAAVMQGVTGIGIAVGAAAAAAWIPLVRSLKVLPVGIAAGLVAAGMAFYSKGLFPAGSGLRIGSLFAPFYIVFAYPLMIGLGGLAGFFIVPMNALLQHRGATLLSAGHSIAVQNFNQNLAVLLMLGAYALLLTAKVPAQWIIVIFGSFICLMIWLAKRKSVANARKVDLRALVEE